A region from the Wansuia hejianensis genome encodes:
- a CDS encoding replication-associated recombination protein A: MDLFDYMKDKNMEKESPLASRMRPVTLDEVVGQEHIIGRDKLLYRAIQADKLSSIIFYGPPGTGKTTLAQVIANTTSAEFTRLNATTAGKKDMEEVVKEAEDRRGMYGKKTILFVDEIHRFNKGQQDYLLPFVEDGTVVLIGATTENPYFEVNGALISRSVIFELKPLEKKDIRLLLERAVNDPVKGLGSYHAVLEEEAEEFLADMAGGDARAALNAIELGILTTSPSSDGKIHIDLSTASECIQKRVVRYDKTGDQHYDTISAFIKSMRGTDPDAAVYYLAKMLYAGEDIKFIARRIMICASEDVGNADPQALVVAVAAAQAVERLGMPEARIVLSQAVTYVASAPKSNAACLAIDAASESVAARKTTVPPHLQDAHYKGAAKLGHGRGYQYAHDFPNHYVEQQYLPSEIAGETFYHPTENGYEAEIRKHFRKIGREK; encoded by the coding sequence TTGGATTTATTTGATTACATGAAAGATAAAAACATGGAGAAGGAATCTCCGCTAGCATCGCGCATGCGCCCTGTAACACTGGATGAGGTGGTGGGCCAGGAGCATATCATTGGCCGGGACAAGCTGCTTTACCGGGCCATACAGGCGGACAAGCTCAGTTCCATCATTTTCTACGGGCCGCCAGGTACGGGTAAGACGACTCTCGCGCAGGTGATTGCCAACACTACCAGTGCGGAATTTACCCGGCTGAACGCCACCACTGCCGGCAAGAAGGACATGGAAGAGGTAGTAAAGGAAGCGGAAGACCGAAGGGGGATGTATGGAAAAAAGACGATCCTGTTTGTCGACGAAATCCACCGTTTTAATAAAGGACAGCAGGATTATCTGCTGCCGTTTGTAGAAGACGGGACGGTGGTCTTGATCGGCGCCACCACAGAAAATCCGTATTTTGAAGTCAACGGGGCGCTGATTTCACGGTCGGTTATCTTTGAGCTGAAGCCGCTGGAGAAGAAGGATATACGGCTGCTTCTGGAACGGGCGGTGAACGATCCTGTAAAGGGCCTGGGCAGTTACCATGCAGTTCTGGAAGAGGAGGCAGAGGAGTTCCTGGCTGATATGGCAGGGGGAGACGCAAGAGCCGCCTTAAATGCAATAGAGCTGGGAATTCTGACCACAAGTCCATCATCCGACGGGAAGATACATATTGACCTGAGTACGGCCTCGGAATGCATACAGAAACGGGTTGTGCGTTATGACAAGACAGGTGACCAGCATTACGATACCATATCTGCATTCATTAAGAGCATGCGGGGGACTGATCCGGATGCTGCCGTCTATTACCTGGCTAAGATGTTATATGCGGGTGAAGATATCAAATTCATTGCCCGCAGAATCATGATCTGTGCCTCTGAAGATGTGGGAAATGCCGATCCGCAGGCGCTTGTTGTGGCCGTGGCTGCGGCACAGGCTGTGGAGCGTCTGGGAATGCCGGAAGCCAGAATCGTGCTGTCCCAGGCGGTAACCTATGTGGCCAGCGCTCCGAAGAGCAATGCCGCCTGCCTGGCGATTGACGCGGCTTCGGAATCAGTGGCGGCCAGAAAAACCACGGTGCCGCCGCATCTGCAGGATGCGCACTATAAGGGGGCGGCGAAGCTGGGACATGGCAGAGGTTATCAGTACGCTCATGATTTTCCGAATCATTACGTGGAACAGCAGTATCTTCCTTCAGAAATAGCCGGGGAAACCTTCTACCATCCGACGGAAAACGGCTACGAAGCGGAGATACGGAAGCATTTCAGAAAAATAGGAAGAGAAAAATAA
- a CDS encoding polysaccharide deacetylase family protein, with amino-acid sequence MEKGKICLLLICVAIVAFLEGNALTGRNCAVRTGALENRTADQDEAVVALTFDDGPHPVYTPEMLDGLRERGVRATFFLQGQCIEGNEEIVRQMQADGHLIGNHTFSHVQLTKLSPEAAKEEVVKTSSAIYNITGVYTSFVRPPFGEWPKGLEFKVTMIPVLWTVDSKDWYTQNTPVIVKEVLNAVEPGDIILMHDAYETSVESAMQIVDALKKEGYEFVTVDELILT; translated from the coding sequence ATGGAAAAAGGAAAAATTTGTCTGCTGCTTATCTGTGTGGCAATTGTCGCTTTTTTGGAGGGAAATGCTCTGACAGGGCGGAACTGTGCAGTCAGGACCGGTGCTCTGGAGAACCGGACGGCTGATCAGGATGAAGCCGTAGTGGCGTTGACCTTCGATGACGGCCCTCATCCGGTCTACACGCCGGAGATGCTGGATGGCCTGAGGGAGAGAGGCGTCCGTGCGACCTTTTTTCTTCAGGGGCAGTGCATTGAGGGGAATGAAGAGATTGTAAGACAGATGCAGGCAGATGGGCATTTAATCGGTAATCATACGTTTTCTCACGTACAGCTGACAAAACTTTCGCCGGAAGCAGCAAAAGAAGAGGTTGTGAAAACCAGCAGCGCAATATATAATATTACCGGGGTCTATACTTCCTTCGTCAGGCCTCCGTTCGGTGAATGGCCCAAAGGGCTGGAATTTAAAGTGACAATGATTCCGGTTCTGTGGACGGTGGATTCCAAGGACTGGTATACACAGAATACCCCGGTAATTGTGAAAGAGGTCCTGAATGCTGTGGAGCCTGGGGATATCATACTGATGCATGACGCTTATGAGACCTCTGTGGAGTCTGCCATGCAGATTGTGGATGCGTTGAAGAAGGAAGGCTATGAGTTTGTTACAGTGGACGAACTGATTCTCACATAG
- a CDS encoding branched-chain amino acid ABC transporter permease, whose product MSFLSYLINGVSLGSVYAIIALGYTMVYGIAKMLNFAHGDVIMIGAYVVFTAMTGLQLNPVLSILIAMIVCTVLGVVIERVAYKPLRNAASNLAVLITAIGVSYLLQNVALLIFGANPKSFSDVVQLPALNLAGLTIPASTVVTIIANIVIMIALSTFVKRSKPGQAMQAVSEDRGAAELMGINVNATIALTFAIGSALAAIAGALLCSSYSSLDPYTGAMPGIKAFVAAVFGGIGSIPGAMVGGILLGVIEYLSKAYISSQIADAMVFAVLIVVLLVKPAGLFGKKVQEKV is encoded by the coding sequence ATGAGTTTCTTGTCTTATCTGATTAACGGAGTCAGCCTCGGAAGCGTATATGCCATTATCGCACTTGGTTATACCATGGTCTATGGTATAGCAAAGATGCTGAATTTTGCCCATGGTGATGTTATCATGATCGGAGCGTATGTGGTGTTTACGGCGATGACGGGACTGCAATTAAATCCGGTGCTGTCTATTCTGATCGCCATGATTGTATGTACGGTTCTGGGCGTGGTAATTGAAAGAGTGGCCTATAAGCCGCTCAGGAATGCGGCGTCGAATCTGGCGGTGTTGATTACGGCCATAGGTGTCAGCTATCTGCTGCAGAACGTGGCACTCTTAATATTTGGCGCCAATCCGAAATCTTTTTCAGATGTGGTGCAGCTTCCTGCCCTGAATCTGGCAGGGCTTACAATTCCGGCCAGCACGGTGGTAACCATTATTGCCAACATCGTGATTATGATTGCTCTGAGCACGTTTGTAAAGCGGTCGAAGCCGGGGCAGGCCATGCAGGCTGTTTCGGAAGACAGGGGCGCTGCAGAACTGATGGGCATTAATGTAAATGCCACGATTGCATTAACATTCGCCATCGGTTCCGCGCTGGCAGCTATAGCGGGTGCCCTGCTGTGTTCCTCTTACAGCTCCCTGGATCCCTATACAGGAGCCATGCCTGGCATCAAGGCGTTTGTGGCTGCCGTATTCGGCGGGATTGGTTCCATTCCCGGAGCTATGGTCGGCGGCATCCTTCTGGGCGTGATTGAGTATCTCAGCAAAGCTTATATTTCCTCACAGATTGCCGATGCGATGGTGTTTGCGGTACTGATTGTGGTGCTGCTTGTTAAGCCTGCCGGCCTGTTTGGGAAAAAAGTTCAGGAGAAAGTGTAA
- a CDS encoding cytidylate kinase-like family protein, which yields MDQIIITVARQYGSGGKTIGEMVAKELDIPCYNREILRMASEESGINEKLFARVDEKLKGSALFRISKSVYEGELLPPDSDDFTSTRNLFNYQAKIIKKLAETESCVIVGRCADYILRNYPNVMSVFVHAPHEFCLRQAMMRNSMTEREMEKFIAKTDKYRGEYYRYYTGWEWTDARHYDLCLNSSKLGFEKCKEEILSYRNIRFGVG from the coding sequence ATGGATCAAATAATTATTACAGTTGCCAGGCAGTATGGAAGCGGAGGGAAGACCATCGGTGAGATGGTGGCGAAAGAGCTGGATATTCCCTGCTATAACCGTGAAATACTCCGTATGGCATCCGAGGAAAGCGGCATCAATGAAAAGCTCTTCGCCAGAGTGGATGAGAAGCTGAAGGGGAGTGCGCTGTTCCGCATTTCCAAAAGTGTATATGAAGGTGAATTGCTGCCTCCGGACTCTGACGATTTTACATCTACCCGGAACCTGTTTAATTATCAGGCTAAAATCATCAAGAAGCTGGCGGAGACAGAGTCCTGCGTGATCGTGGGAAGGTGCGCCGACTATATCCTAAGGAATTATCCCAATGTGATGAGCGTGTTTGTCCACGCGCCCCACGAGTTCTGCCTGCGTCAGGCGATGATGCGCAACAGCATGACGGAGCGTGAGATGGAGAAGTTTATCGCGAAGACGGATAAATATCGGGGGGAGTATTACCGGTATTATACGGGCTGGGAATGGACAGACGCCAGGCATTATGATCTCTGCCTGAACAGCAGTAAGCTGGGATTTGAAAAATGTAAAGAGGAGATACTCTCTTACCGGAACATCCGTTTTGGCGTTGGCTGA
- a CDS encoding DUF2298 domain-containing protein yields the protein MSKKATVYSVGIIGLVLATIPLLGSDNVPFLKWWLMVLALGIGFYPLTYLLFSSLEDRGWIFSKVIGIALSGFLTWVLVCCKLTKFTSTTALVVTGIAMAVCWILFARKRGKKAPNVDLVLGEELIFLAFFLLWTYIAAFRPEAKGTEKFMDYGFMAAMMRSDTLPARDLWYGLKDMNYYYGGQYYAVFLTKLSFTHIKETYNLMRTLVAGFAFVLPFSLTYHLVKGMPRKKPVKGWLAVLGGLLSGAAVSLAGNMHYVLYGLFGKVFKLSGYEDYWFPASTRYIGHNPETADQCIHEFPSYSFVLGDLHAHVVNVMFVLAVIGILYAWMRKVRAEQEEEFIFSLKNTLLEPSVLALGVFTGIFHWTNYWDFIIYYTVVLICIVFMALYRYPGRKRAILLSVLLQAAEVFALGSLAALPFTSTFETMVSGVALAVNHSAFYQLLILWGLPTAVVVILLLCILVKFRRETQPPCRFRQFFRKVQLSDQFALILGICAIGLVLIPEIVYVRDIYENGYARSNTMFKLTYQAFILFGIAMSYGILRLLAWEKEKLLKMLGAASLALLLLTCGYFGYAVNCWFGNVLDRGEYRCLDATAYLENVYPEDASAIRWLNDNVEGSPMILEANGDSYSDYCRVSAMTGLPTVLGWYVHEWLWRNDTADLNQKAADVEAIYTSEDPEQVEELLEEYGIKYIFVGSCEREKYAELNEGLLQEMGSIVYSGMSSGTGAAQSYIIEVG from the coding sequence ATGAGCAAAAAAGCAACTGTATACAGTGTCGGGATCATTGGCCTTGTGTTGGCCACGATTCCGCTTCTGGGTTCCGATAATGTACCCTTTTTAAAGTGGTGGCTGATGGTACTCGCTCTGGGGATTGGGTTTTATCCTCTGACTTACCTTCTGTTCTCATCGCTGGAAGACCGGGGATGGATATTTTCGAAAGTCATTGGCATAGCCCTCAGCGGATTTCTGACATGGGTTCTGGTGTGCTGTAAGCTCACGAAATTTACCAGCACGACGGCCCTTGTGGTGACAGGAATTGCCATGGCCGTGTGCTGGATTTTATTTGCTAGGAAACGCGGGAAAAAGGCTCCCAATGTGGATTTAGTATTGGGTGAAGAACTGATTTTTCTGGCGTTCTTTTTACTGTGGACGTATATTGCGGCCTTTCGTCCGGAAGCGAAAGGGACAGAAAAGTTCATGGATTATGGTTTTATGGCGGCGATGATGCGCAGTGATACTCTTCCGGCCAGGGACTTATGGTACGGCCTGAAGGACATGAATTACTACTATGGCGGCCAGTATTATGCGGTCTTTTTGACAAAGCTTTCCTTTACCCATATAAAAGAGACGTACAATCTGATGAGGACTCTGGTGGCGGGCTTTGCTTTTGTGCTGCCGTTTTCCCTGACTTACCATCTGGTGAAGGGAATGCCCCGTAAAAAGCCGGTGAAGGGCTGGCTGGCGGTCCTGGGCGGTCTGCTCTCCGGCGCTGCGGTTTCTCTGGCAGGGAATATGCATTATGTGCTGTATGGGCTATTTGGAAAGGTATTCAAGCTGTCAGGTTATGAGGACTATTGGTTTCCCGCGTCCACCCGTTATATCGGCCACAATCCGGAGACGGCGGATCAGTGCATCCATGAATTTCCTTCGTATTCTTTTGTGCTGGGAGATCTTCATGCTCATGTGGTCAATGTGATGTTTGTCCTGGCGGTGATTGGCATTCTGTATGCCTGGATGAGGAAGGTACGGGCGGAGCAGGAGGAAGAATTTATTTTCAGCCTGAAAAATACCCTGCTGGAACCGTCAGTTCTGGCTCTGGGCGTGTTTACCGGGATTTTCCACTGGACCAATTACTGGGATTTTATCATATATTATACGGTGGTTTTGATCTGTATCGTGTTCATGGCTCTGTACCGCTATCCGGGCAGAAAAAGGGCAATCCTGCTGTCGGTATTGCTGCAGGCGGCGGAGGTGTTCGCTTTGGGCAGCCTTGCGGCCCTGCCCTTCACAAGCACCTTTGAAACAATGGTATCCGGTGTGGCTCTGGCAGTCAATCACTCAGCTTTTTACCAGCTGCTGATCCTCTGGGGGCTGCCCACGGCGGTGGTGGTGATTTTGCTGCTCTGTATCCTGGTAAAATTTCGCAGGGAGACTCAGCCGCCATGCCGATTCAGGCAATTCTTCAGGAAGGTGCAGCTGTCAGATCAGTTTGCTCTGATTCTGGGGATCTGCGCCATTGGCCTGGTTTTGATTCCGGAGATTGTCTATGTACGGGATATCTATGAGAATGGTTACGCCAGATCGAACACTATGTTTAAACTGACCTATCAGGCGTTTATCCTCTTCGGGATCGCCATGAGCTATGGTATCCTCAGGCTGCTGGCTTGGGAAAAGGAAAAGCTGCTGAAAATGCTGGGCGCTGCCAGCCTGGCGCTGCTTCTGCTGACCTGCGGGTATTTTGGCTATGCAGTGAACTGCTGGTTTGGCAATGTGCTGGACAGAGGGGAATACCGGTGCCTGGATGCAACCGCGTATCTGGAAAATGTATATCCGGAGGATGCTTCAGCGATCCGGTGGCTCAATGACAATGTGGAAGGCAGCCCAATGATCCTTGAGGCCAATGGCGACAGCTACAGTGATTACTGCAGGGTATCGGCCATGACAGGGCTTCCGACAGTTCTGGGCTGGTATGTCCATGAGTGGCTGTGGAGGAACGATACGGCGGATCTGAATCAGAAGGCTGCGGATGTAGAAGCGATTTATACCTCTGAGGACCCTGAACAGGTGGAGGAACTGCTGGAGGAATACGGTATCAAATACATTTTTGTGGGAAGCTGTGAGCGGGAGAAGTATGCGGAGCTGAATGAAGGGCTGCTTCAGGAGATGGGCAGCATCGTATATTCAGGCATGTCATCCGGCACGGGCGCAGCACAGTCTTACATTATTGAAGTGGGCTGA
- a CDS encoding C39 family peptidase produces MKKSRKKIYRIIRTIFGVTVVGAAAWFYLGSYGVVASPFDVIRGKGFLEGATARNADSSSDSSSERLPDIPDEEDQTEETGAAVVTPTPAPEPLEPSWQIENVPHIYQYDDYPTGCESVSTVIALQYSGIDISVDTFIDDYLTIGTLWENSEGQIVGPDMDDAYIGDPRSVHGCGCNAPAIVKAVRKLLPGTGNKVLNLTGMEMEDLCRDYICQDIPVILWATIGMQEWTETITWEIENGAGTVTFYSAEHCLVLTGYDEEFYYFSDPASREEIKGYEKEAVEKAYDKLGCQAVAILPPEEEEN; encoded by the coding sequence ATGAAGAAAAGCAGGAAAAAGATATACAGGATTATCAGAACGATATTTGGCGTGACCGTCGTAGGGGCTGCGGCTTGGTTTTACCTGGGCAGCTATGGGGTGGTGGCGTCGCCTTTTGATGTGATCAGGGGAAAGGGTTTTCTGGAAGGGGCGACAGCCCGGAACGCGGACAGTTCCTCAGATAGTTCTTCGGAGAGGTTACCGGATATTCCGGACGAAGAGGATCAGACTGAGGAGACAGGTGCGGCGGTGGTGACGCCTACTCCTGCGCCGGAGCCTCTGGAGCCGTCCTGGCAGATTGAAAATGTCCCTCACATTTATCAGTATGATGATTATCCCACCGGCTGTGAGAGTGTCAGCACGGTAATCGCGTTACAATACAGCGGCATAGACATATCAGTGGATACGTTCATTGACGATTATCTCACAATCGGGACACTCTGGGAGAACAGCGAAGGGCAGATTGTTGGTCCGGACATGGATGACGCCTATATTGGAGATCCGCGTTCCGTTCATGGCTGCGGCTGTAACGCTCCGGCGATCGTCAAGGCTGTGAGGAAGCTTCTGCCCGGGACAGGCAATAAGGTTCTGAATCTGACGGGCATGGAGATGGAGGATCTGTGCAGGGACTATATCTGCCAGGATATCCCCGTCATCCTCTGGGCAACTATCGGGATGCAGGAGTGGACGGAAACCATCACCTGGGAGATAGAAAATGGAGCAGGAACCGTTACCTTTTATTCGGCGGAACACTGCCTGGTCTTGACAGGATATGATGAAGAGTTTTATTATTTCAGTGACCCCGCGTCCAGGGAGGAGATAAAAGGCTATGAAAAGGAAGCGGTGGAGAAGGCCTATGATAAGCTGGGGTGCCAGGCGGTGGCAATTCTGCCCCCGGAAGAGGAGGAAAACTGA
- a CDS encoding ABC transporter ATP-binding protein yields MAMLEVKNLSISFGGLRAVDSFNVNIEKGELYGLIGPNGAGKTTVFNLLTGVYKPDEGFIKLDGKDITGHKTIEINKEGVARTFQNIRLFKQLTVLDNVKAGLHNHHVYSTLHGIFRTPKYRRVEKEMDEKAMEILKVFSLDGQADYLASNLPYGQQRKLEIARALATEPKLLLLDEPAAGMNPNETQELMNTIRFVRDHFDMTILLIEHDMKLVSGICEKLTVLNFGQILTEGDTSEVLNDPGVIKAYLGDE; encoded by the coding sequence ATGGCGATGCTGGAAGTGAAAAACCTCTCTATCTCCTTTGGAGGCCTCCGCGCTGTGGACAGCTTCAATGTGAACATTGAAAAGGGAGAGCTCTATGGGCTGATCGGGCCAAACGGAGCTGGAAAGACTACGGTATTCAACCTGCTGACCGGTGTATATAAGCCGGATGAGGGATTTATCAAACTGGACGGCAAGGATATCACCGGGCATAAAACCATTGAAATCAACAAAGAGGGAGTCGCCAGGACCTTCCAGAACATCCGGCTCTTTAAACAGCTGACCGTTCTGGATAATGTAAAAGCCGGCCTTCATAATCATCATGTGTATTCCACGCTTCACGGTATCTTCCGTACCCCGAAATACCGCAGAGTGGAAAAAGAGATGGATGAAAAAGCAATGGAGATCCTGAAGGTGTTTAGCCTGGATGGACAGGCTGACTATCTGGCCAGTAACCTGCCCTATGGACAGCAGAGGAAGCTGGAGATTGCCAGGGCACTGGCTACGGAGCCGAAGCTTCTGCTTCTGGATGAGCCGGCCGCCGGCATGAACCCCAATGAGACTCAGGAGCTGATGAATACTATCCGCTTTGTGAGGGATCATTTTGATATGACAATTTTACTGATAGAGCATGATATGAAACTCGTGAGCGGAATCTGTGAGAAGCTGACTGTCCTGAACTTCGGTCAGATTCTGACAGAGGGAGATACCAGTGAGGTCCTCAATGACCCCGGGGTCATCAAGGCATATCTGGGCGACGAATAG
- a CDS encoding PTS transporter subunit IIC gives MENTQKKHSVKDFLKRKDIEISARRYGIDALGAMAQGLFASLLIGTIISTLGEQFGLGILIEIGKYAKEATGAAMAVAIGYALKCPPLVLFSLIAVGGASNALGGAGGPLAVLVVAIIASEFGKAVSKETKLDIIVTPSVTIIIGVLLSMWWAPAIGTAANAVGSAIMWATELQPFFMGVIVSVLVGVALTLPISSAAICAAFGLTGLAGGAAVAGCCAQMVGFAVMSFRENRWGGLFAQGIGTSMLQMGNIVRNPRIWIPPTVAAAITGPVATCLFRLQMNGAAVASGMGTCGLVGQIGVYTGWVSDVANGTKAAITAFDWTGLLLICFILPAVLTPLIAMPLRKKGWIKENDLKLDL, from the coding sequence ATGGAGAATACACAGAAGAAACATTCAGTCAAGGATTTCCTGAAGCGGAAGGACATTGAAATTTCTGCCCGGCGTTACGGAATTGACGCTTTGGGCGCAATGGCCCAGGGCCTGTTTGCTTCGCTGCTGATCGGGACGATTATCAGCACGCTGGGAGAGCAGTTTGGGCTGGGCATTCTAATTGAAATCGGCAAGTATGCGAAGGAGGCCACAGGAGCCGCCATGGCGGTGGCAATCGGATATGCGCTGAAATGTCCGCCTCTCGTGCTGTTTTCGCTGATTGCCGTAGGAGGGGCCTCCAATGCCTTGGGCGGCGCCGGCGGCCCGCTTGCGGTTCTGGTGGTGGCAATTATCGCGTCAGAGTTTGGAAAGGCTGTATCAAAGGAAACGAAGCTGGATATCATTGTGACGCCCAGCGTGACAATAATTATAGGGGTACTGCTGTCCATGTGGTGGGCGCCGGCCATCGGAACGGCTGCCAATGCGGTTGGCAGCGCCATCATGTGGGCCACTGAGCTCCAGCCATTCTTCATGGGGGTGATTGTCTCTGTACTGGTGGGAGTGGCTCTGACACTTCCCATCAGCAGCGCGGCCATCTGCGCGGCGTTTGGACTGACTGGGCTGGCGGGCGGAGCGGCTGTGGCCGGCTGCTGTGCCCAGATGGTCGGGTTTGCAGTCATGAGCTTCAGGGAAAACCGGTGGGGCGGGCTGTTTGCCCAGGGGATCGGCACTTCCATGCTGCAGATGGGGAATATAGTGAGAAATCCACGCATATGGATTCCGCCGACAGTGGCTGCGGCAATTACAGGCCCGGTTGCGACCTGCCTGTTCCGCCTGCAGATGAACGGGGCGGCAGTAGCTTCAGGTATGGGGACCTGCGGGCTGGTAGGGCAGATTGGCGTCTATACGGGTTGGGTCAGCGATGTGGCCAACGGCACCAAGGCTGCTATCACGGCATTTGATTGGACGGGTCTACTTTTGATCTGCTTTATTCTTCCGGCTGTGTTAACCCCTCTGATCGCCATGCCGCTGAGGAAAAAAGGCTGGATCAAGGAAAACGATCTGAAACTGGATTTGTAA
- a CDS encoding ABC transporter ATP-binding protein: MAMLEVKNLEVYYGVIKALKGISFEVSQGEVIALIGANGAGKTTTLHTLTGLLQAKAGSITFEGKDITKTPAHNIVKLGIAHVPEGRRVFSNLTVYQNLRMGAYTRQDKGEIEQSLQTVYQRFPRLEERKNQLAGTLSGGEQQMLAMGRALMSHPKLIVMDEPSMGLSPIFVNEIFDIIEKVSAGGTTVLLVEQNAKKALSIADRAYVLETGNIVLSGDAKKLLNDDSIKKAYLGE; the protein is encoded by the coding sequence ATGGCAATGTTGGAAGTTAAGAATCTTGAAGTATATTATGGCGTGATTAAAGCGCTGAAGGGGATTTCCTTCGAGGTCAGCCAGGGAGAAGTCATCGCCCTGATCGGGGCCAACGGCGCGGGGAAGACCACGACTCTGCATACATTGACGGGCCTTTTGCAGGCCAAAGCGGGTTCCATCACTTTTGAGGGGAAGGACATCACGAAGACGCCGGCGCATAATATAGTGAAGCTGGGCATCGCGCATGTTCCGGAGGGACGCCGTGTGTTCTCCAATCTGACTGTTTATCAGAATCTGCGCATGGGTGCCTACACCCGTCAGGATAAAGGGGAGATCGAGCAGTCACTGCAGACGGTCTATCAGCGTTTTCCGCGGCTGGAGGAGAGGAAGAATCAGCTGGCCGGGACTCTGTCCGGCGGGGAGCAGCAGATGCTGGCTATGGGACGGGCTCTGATGTCCCATCCAAAGCTGATTGTGATGGATGAGCCCTCCATGGGCCTTTCTCCGATCTTTGTGAATGAAATCTTCGATATTATCGAAAAGGTAAGCGCCGGCGGAACGACAGTCCTTCTTGTGGAACAGAATGCGAAGAAGGCCCTTTCCATCGCAGACCGGGCTTACGTACTGGAAACCGGCAACATTGTGCTCTCCGGTGACGCCAAGAAGCTGTTGAATGATGATTCGATCAAGAAGGCGTATCTGGGAGAATAG
- a CDS encoding branched-chain amino acid ABC transporter permease, whose translation MKKMRMRKATKDNMITYLMVAVLFIVMQGLSAGGVLSNQMQGLLVPLCVYIIAAISLNLVVGISGELSLGHAGFMCLGAFFSAMFSKIVADSMPGGLRFLLALLVGALVAGVFGILIGIPVLRLNGDYLAIVTLAFGEIIKNLMNVFYIGKDSNGIHVAMQDATALKMGSDGETILKGAQGISGTPKDSNFIIGVLLILVTLFIIQNIIDSRTGRAIMSIRDNRIAAESIGIDVTKYKMLAFSVSAALAGMAGALYSHNLASLTVKKFDYNTSILILVFVVLGGIGNIRGSIIATIILYLLPELLRFLQDYRMLIYAIVLIVMMLFNWAPAAIAWRERIMEKFKKKKTKGVA comes from the coding sequence ATGAAGAAGATGAGAATGAGAAAAGCGACAAAAGATAATATGATCACATATCTGATGGTGGCGGTACTGTTTATCGTTATGCAGGGCCTGTCTGCCGGAGGAGTGCTTTCTAATCAGATGCAGGGCCTGCTGGTGCCTCTTTGCGTCTATATCATAGCGGCGATTTCCCTGAACCTGGTCGTGGGGATATCCGGGGAGCTGAGTCTGGGGCATGCAGGCTTCATGTGCCTGGGAGCATTTTTCAGCGCCATGTTCTCTAAGATCGTGGCGGATTCCATGCCCGGAGGGCTGCGTTTCTTACTGGCGCTGCTGGTTGGCGCGCTGGTTGCAGGCGTGTTCGGAATCCTGATCGGCATTCCTGTACTGCGTCTGAACGGAGACTACCTTGCCATTGTAACCCTTGCGTTCGGTGAGATTATCAAGAATCTGATGAATGTATTCTACATTGGCAAGGATTCCAACGGCATCCATGTGGCCATGCAGGATGCAACCGCCCTGAAGATGGGTTCTGACGGTGAAACAATTCTGAAGGGGGCTCAGGGTATTTCAGGGACGCCGAAGGATTCCAACTTCATCATAGGCGTCCTCCTGATACTTGTGACTCTGTTTATCATTCAGAACATCATTGATTCCAGGACGGGGCGCGCGATTATGTCCATCAGGGATAACCGCATCGCCGCAGAATCCATTGGAATTGACGTGACGAAATACAAGATGCTGGCCTTCTCCGTGTCGGCTGCCCTGGCAGGGATGGCGGGGGCATTGTATTCTCATAATCTGGCCAGCCTGACGGTGAAGAAGTTTGATTACAACACTTCCATACTGATCCTGGTGTTTGTGGTGCTGGGCGGCATCGGAAATATCCGCGGCTCTATCATCGCTACGATCATCCTGTACCTGCTCCCTGAGCTTCTCAGGTTCCTGCAGGATTACCGGATGCTGATCTATGCTATTGTGCTGATCGTCATGATGCTCTTCAACTGGGCGCCGGCGGCCATCGCCTGGCGTGAACGGATCATGGAGAAGTTTAAGAAGAAAAAGACAAAGGGGGTAGCTTGA